One Deltaproteobacteria bacterium genomic window carries:
- a CDS encoding site-specific DNA-methyltransferase: protein MGGVVQLAIHGIDTADNTPEGLRALLCANERYRRKPWPHPFNCTTHRVHIGDARDLSWIADSSVHLVVTSPPYWTLKEYRRTDGQMGFIEDYEQFLDELDRVWGECVRVLVPGGRICCVVGDVCVSRKKGGRHHVMPLHSDIQVRVRRLGLDCLTPILWYKIANGVTEAEGNGAGFYGKPYQPGQVIKNDIEHILFFRKGGTYRSVPPIQKALSMITKTEMQAWFRSFWVDIKGASTRNGHPAPYPAELAERLICMFSFAGDTVLDPLAGTFSTAVAAIAAGRNSISNEIDPQYAADGRARVVQAAAAKRSAAAITARVV, encoded by the coding sequence ATGGGAGGCGTGGTGCAGTTGGCGATTCACGGGATTGATACCGCCGACAACACGCCCGAAGGATTGCGCGCCCTACTATGCGCCAACGAGCGCTACCGCAGGAAGCCGTGGCCACACCCCTTTAACTGCACTACGCACCGGGTCCATATCGGAGATGCTCGGGATCTTTCTTGGATTGCCGATTCATCCGTGCATCTAGTTGTTACATCGCCCCCATACTGGACTCTCAAAGAGTACCGCCGCACCGATGGGCAGATGGGGTTCATTGAGGACTACGAGCAGTTCCTCGATGAGCTCGACAGGGTGTGGGGCGAGTGCGTCCGCGTGCTAGTGCCGGGTGGGCGTATCTGCTGCGTCGTGGGTGACGTGTGCGTGTCGCGCAAGAAGGGTGGCCGTCACCACGTGATGCCTCTGCACTCCGACATTCAAGTCCGCGTGCGGCGCCTCGGTCTGGATTGTCTAACGCCGATTCTCTGGTACAAGATCGCGAACGGTGTGACCGAGGCCGAGGGAAACGGTGCCGGCTTTTACGGGAAGCCGTACCAGCCAGGGCAGGTCATCAAGAATGATATTGAACACATCCTGTTCTTCCGGAAGGGCGGAACCTACCGATCGGTGCCGCCGATCCAGAAGGCGCTCTCGATGATCACCAAGACGGAGATGCAGGCATGGTTCCGGTCGTTCTGGGTCGACATCAAGGGTGCATCAACTCGCAACGGGCATCCTGCCCCCTATCCCGCTGAGCTAGCAGAGCGACTCATCTGCATGTTTTCATTCGCTGGCGATACCGTCCTTGATCCTCTTGCTGGTACGTTTTCTACGGCGGTCGCCGCGATCGCTGCTGGTCGCAATTCGATCAGCAATGAGATTGATCCGCAGTACGCGGCGGATGGACGGGCTCGCGTAGTGCAGGCAGCTGCGGCGAAGCGATCAGCCGCTGCCATCACGGCACGGGTGGTGTGA
- a CDS encoding AbrB/MazE/SpoVT family DNA-binding domain-containing protein gives MLVKVTAKNQLTLPKRITAAVGATEYFEVEAREGRIILTPVRIQRADAVRAKLADLDPNEKDIAKAVAWVRRPARKMSTPARK, from the coding sequence ATGCTCGTCAAGGTTACCGCGAAGAATCAACTCACTCTGCCCAAGCGCATCACCGCCGCCGTCGGGGCGACCGAATATTTCGAGGTCGAGGCCCGAGAGGGTCGGATCATCCTCACTCCCGTGCGCATCCAGCGCGCCGACGCCGTGCGCGCGAAGCTCGCCGATCTCGATCCAAATGAGAAAGACATCGCCAAAGCCGTCGCGTGGGTCCGGCGGCCGGCTCGGAAGATGTCGACGCCAGCGCGGAAATGA
- a CDS encoding quinone-dependent dihydroorotate dehydrogenase yields MTSEFTSRIASLYRLVRPLLFHLDAETAHHLAFRLLAVAQPVLARRHAYSSAALRQDLWGLTFPNPIGLAAGFDKDARLPRAWAGLGFGYAELGTITAQAQPGNPQPRIFRLASERALINRLGFNNAGAADAAARLSRLDRAQRHIPLGINIGKSRITPIERAVADYRECFRVLAPHADYIVINVSSPNTPGLRDLQGQQHLSELLTALQDDNARLPQRRPLLVKLSPDMADDDLAAAVATIEALRGDGIVATNTTVRRDLLAQPTAEAGGLSGAPLRDLATHTVRRVHQLSGGRLAIIGVGGIFSAEDAYEKLRAGASLLQVYTGFIYQGPSLPIDLCRGLERLLQRDGKARVADAVGTDA; encoded by the coding sequence ATGACCTCCGAATTCACTTCGCGCATCGCCTCGCTCTACCGTCTCGTCCGCCCACTGCTGTTTCACCTCGACGCTGAAACCGCGCACCATCTCGCGTTCCGCTTGCTCGCCGTCGCACAACCGGTGCTGGCGCGCCGGCACGCCTACTCGTCGGCAGCCCTGCGGCAAGACCTCTGGGGTCTGACGTTTCCGAACCCGATCGGGCTGGCCGCCGGTTTCGACAAAGACGCGCGCCTGCCGCGCGCGTGGGCCGGTCTAGGGTTTGGGTATGCGGAACTCGGTACGATCACGGCGCAGGCGCAGCCGGGCAATCCGCAGCCGCGGATCTTTCGACTGGCCAGCGAACGTGCGCTGATCAATCGTCTGGGTTTCAACAACGCGGGCGCGGCGGATGCGGCTGCGCGCTTGAGTCGCCTCGATCGCGCGCAGCGGCACATCCCATTGGGGATTAACATCGGCAAGTCGCGCATCACGCCGATCGAGCGGGCCGTGGCCGACTATCGTGAGTGCTTTCGCGTGCTGGCGCCGCACGCCGACTACATCGTCATCAACGTCAGCTCGCCAAATACGCCCGGGCTGCGCGATCTGCAGGGGCAACAACACCTCAGCGAGCTGCTCACCGCGCTGCAGGACGACAACGCCCGCCTGCCGCAGCGGCGGCCATTGCTGGTGAAACTGTCGCCCGATATGGCGGACGACGATCTGGCTGCGGCCGTCGCCACGATCGAAGCGTTGCGCGGAGACGGCATCGTCGCCACCAACACGACCGTCCGGCGCGATCTGCTGGCGCAGCCGACCGCCGAGGCTGGCGGGCTGAGCGGCGCACCGCTGCGCGATCTCGCGACACATACTGTCCGTCGCGTACATCAGCTCAGCGGCGGGCGGCTGGCGATCATCGGCGTCGGCGGCATCTTCAGCGCGGAGGACGCGTACGAGAAACTGCGCGCTGGGGCGTCGCTGCTGCAGGTCTACACCGGATTCATCTACCAAGGACCGTCGCTGCCCATCGATCTCTGTCGTGGCTTGGAGCGCTTACTTCAGCGCGACGGCAAAGCGCGCGTGGCCGATGCGGTAGGCACCGACGCGTAG
- a CDS encoding FAD-binding protein produces the protein MDIGIVGAGGCGLTAALAAAQPGLKIVVWERAKVAGGNTALSDGAIPAAGTSIQRDAGVIDTAEDFARDVLTHNGGRSDAALTHRMCETSGPLVEWLAGRVGVGLQLERYILRAGHRQHRMHAVESRTGQSLIDHLLARAGKQASITVRLGTPVLQLWSDSSGAVQGAQIKLPKKSATNVRCQTLILACDGFGANAELIAKHCPAIAGAAYAGAATELGDALKWGTELGAATEHLDAVHAHPIVAVGSNYVLPSALISLGAVILNQRGERFANEADDLARVALRVRAQPGHLAYVVFDARMLKLAEQNDPRFEHQIVPRTLRRAADLNDLAKQFQLDATTVAATIEQYNTMVGRGPDGFGRSVSGESMSPPFYGARVTGALLATQGGLKIDTSARVVGRNGNPIANLYAGGGAAVGLSAPGGEGYLPGMGLLCALAWGKIAGEEAARTVVAARAAVAAEKTSPSEPVVTEP, from the coding sequence GTGGACATCGGCATTGTCGGCGCCGGCGGCTGCGGCCTGACCGCCGCGCTCGCCGCCGCCCAACCCGGTCTCAAGATCGTCGTGTGGGAACGCGCCAAGGTTGCGGGCGGCAACACCGCGCTCAGCGATGGGGCCATCCCGGCCGCCGGCACGAGCATCCAACGCGACGCTGGTGTGATCGACACCGCCGAAGACTTCGCTCGTGATGTGCTGACCCACAACGGCGGCCGCAGCGACGCCGCGCTCACGCACCGTATGTGCGAAACCTCGGGGCCGCTGGTTGAGTGGCTCGCGGGCCGCGTCGGCGTCGGATTGCAGTTGGAGCGCTACATCCTGCGCGCCGGTCATCGCCAACATCGCATGCACGCGGTGGAGAGCCGCACGGGACAATCGTTGATCGATCACCTCCTGGCGCGCGCCGGTAAACAGGCAAGCATCACTGTGCGCCTCGGCACTCCCGTGCTGCAACTGTGGAGCGATAGCAGCGGCGCGGTGCAAGGGGCGCAGATCAAGTTGCCGAAGAAGAGCGCCACCAATGTCCGCTGCCAGACGCTGATCCTAGCGTGCGATGGCTTCGGCGCCAACGCCGAGCTCATCGCGAAGCACTGTCCGGCGATTGCGGGCGCGGCCTACGCCGGCGCCGCCACCGAACTCGGCGATGCGCTGAAGTGGGGCACGGAATTAGGTGCCGCCACCGAGCATCTTGACGCCGTCCACGCCCATCCGATCGTCGCCGTGGGATCGAACTACGTGCTGCCCAGCGCATTGATCAGCCTGGGCGCGGTGATCCTGAACCAGCGCGGTGAACGTTTTGCCAATGAGGCCGACGATCTCGCCCGCGTGGCGCTGCGCGTGCGCGCGCAGCCCGGGCATCTCGCCTACGTCGTCTTCGACGCTCGCATGCTCAAGCTCGCCGAGCAGAACGATCCGCGCTTCGAGCACCAGATTGTACCGCGCACGCTGCGACGTGCCGCCGACCTGAACGATCTCGCCAAGCAATTTCAACTCGATGCAACTACTGTCGCCGCCACCATCGAACAGTACAACACGATGGTCGGTCGCGGCCCCGATGGCTTCGGCCGCAGCGTGAGTGGCGAATCGATGAGCCCGCCGTTCTACGGCGCCCGCGTGACCGGCGCGCTGCTGGCGACCCAGGGCGGTCTCAAGATCGACACCAGCGCCCGCGTCGTTGGGCGCAACGGAAACCCGATCGCGAATCTCTACGCCGGTGGTGGCGCCGCGGTGGGCCTGTCTGCCCCCGGCGGCGAGGGCTATCTGCCCGGCATGGGTCTGCTCTGCGCGCTGGCCTGGGGCAAAATCGCCGGCGAAGAGGCGGCCCGGACGGTGGTCGCTGCGCGCGCCGCGGTCGCAGCCGAGAAGACATCACCGAGTGAGCCAGTGGTCACGGAGCCGTGA
- a CDS encoding 3-isopropylmalate dehydratase → MTDASDDLVNDHLDELPALRGHAWVFGDHIAADVILPPAHHDRSPSEAGAFVMAGVDPTFARAIEAGDFIVAGLEFATGTARTITAQAVYTAGIAAVIARSFGRTFLQAATNIGLPALAIEETGAIKPGDRLRVDIESRKIANLSSGDRYIIRNLTEESVEVLRAGGLSAYTRHQRER, encoded by the coding sequence GTGACTGATGCATCCGACGACCTCGTCAACGATCACCTGGACGAACTGCCGGCGCTGCGCGGACACGCGTGGGTCTTCGGCGATCACATCGCGGCCGACGTGATCCTTCCACCCGCTCACCACGATCGGTCGCCGAGCGAGGCCGGTGCCTTCGTGATGGCCGGCGTCGATCCCACGTTCGCGCGCGCGATCGAGGCGGGGGATTTCATTGTCGCCGGACTTGAGTTTGCAACCGGCACCGCTCGCACGATCACGGCGCAAGCCGTCTACACAGCCGGCATCGCCGCGGTCATCGCCCGCTCGTTCGGCCGCACTTTTTTGCAAGCTGCGACCAACATCGGATTGCCGGCGCTGGCGATCGAAGAGACCGGCGCGATCAAGCCCGGCGACCGCCTGCGCGTCGACATCGAAAGCCGCAAGATTGCCAACCTCAGCTCCGGCGACCGCTACATCATCCGCAACCTGACCGAAGAGTCGGTCGAAGTGTTGCGCGCCGGCGGGTTGAGTGCTTACACCCGCCACCAGCGCGAACGCTAG
- a CDS encoding phage holin family protein gives MRGLVIRWLVTAFALWLTSLVVSGIQFHRMGAVFVAAVVLGIFNAFLRPLVLIFTLPINLLTLGLFTFVINGFMLWLTSEVVKGFEVHGFWSAVFGALLLSVFSLALSAFVSDSGRIQYIYVERIER, from the coding sequence ATGCGCGGGTTGGTGATTCGCTGGTTGGTGACGGCGTTCGCTCTCTGGCTGACGAGCCTGGTCGTCAGCGGCATCCAGTTTCACCGCATGGGGGCGGTGTTCGTCGCCGCCGTCGTCCTCGGCATCTTCAACGCCTTTCTGCGCCCGCTGGTCCTGATCTTTACATTGCCGATCAACTTGCTGACGCTCGGGCTGTTCACCTTCGTGATCAACGGCTTCATGCTGTGGTTGACTTCCGAGGTCGTCAAGGGGTTCGAGGTCCACGGCTTCTGGTCGGCCGTGTTCGGTGCGTTGCTGCTGAGCGTCTTCAGCCTCGCCCTCAGCGCCTTCGTCAGCGACAGCGGCAGGATTCAGTACATCTACGTCGAGCGCATCGAGCGGTAA
- a CDS encoding CDP-alcohol phosphatidyltransferase family protein, which translates to MARAFPRHAGDVLTTLRLAGTPLFVALVWRAPHHIGAGWLAAGLFYAITASDFFDGRLARRAGETSAIGRVLDHGADIVFILSALTTYVALGVVPWWVPAAIAASFATYVYDSARGTVAAAPQLRPSRIGHLGGWLNYVLVGVVVCNESTGLRVLPAPLLTLLYALVPLYSGAAIAERVRMRLVR; encoded by the coding sequence ATGGCGAGGGCCTTTCCGCGGCACGCGGGTGATGTGCTGACCACGCTGCGCTTGGCCGGCACGCCGCTGTTCGTCGCCTTGGTGTGGCGCGCGCCGCATCACATCGGCGCGGGTTGGCTAGCAGCCGGGCTGTTCTACGCGATCACGGCGAGCGATTTCTTCGATGGCCGGTTGGCGCGCCGCGCGGGCGAGACCAGTGCGATCGGACGCGTGCTCGATCACGGCGCGGATATCGTGTTCATCCTTAGCGCGCTCACCACCTACGTCGCGCTTGGCGTCGTGCCGTGGTGGGTGCCGGCGGCGATCGCGGCGTCATTCGCGACCTACGTCTACGATTCGGCGCGCGGCACCGTCGCGGCCGCACCGCAGTTGCGTCCCAGCCGCATCGGCCACCTCGGCGGCTGGCTGAACTACGTGCTCGTCGGCGTGGTGGTGTGCAATGAGAGCACCGGCTTGCGTGTGTTACCCGCGCCGCTGCTGACGCTGCTCTACGCCCTGGTTCCGCTGTACTCGGGCGCTGCGATTGCGGAGCGGGTGCGGATGCGGCTGGTGCGTTAA
- a CDS encoding PD40 domain-containing protein, with translation MLTALSLVTLLSSGLAPAWAAFGPITQISLGLAGAQPNSDSSSPVVNADGSAIAFISSADNLVDNDTNSAADVFIVDRHEGTTTRIVGPDGEFSADSEAPAISDDGRLVAFVNDGQLKVFNRDFGVVQDIVDLVNEPYAFSGNGRFLAIAAEDEQELAADDQNGVTDVYIYDRLTQHFDRVSRPVAGGEADARSVSPAITPDGRYVAFVSSATNLVAQDDGRDTVFVFDRIDRKMEAISGFGASEGSLLDATIPPAISSDGRFVSYLGQDNTGTAGVYVRDRTQQTTMKLGISGPSTPPDISTNSGVTMSGDARRVVFGLLGVFFEDVYLFDLNSATTIVVSAAVGGGAADGDSVGARISSNGRAVVFASDAQNVVSSGPDGFTMNVFLATPTAPVCQPGDVNGDGVVDAADIPALIQLIFGSGA, from the coding sequence ATGCTGACTGCCTTGAGCCTCGTGACCCTGCTGAGTTCAGGACTGGCGCCAGCGTGGGCGGCGTTCGGGCCGATCACTCAGATCAGCCTCGGGCTCGCCGGTGCGCAACCGAACTCAGATAGCTCGAGCCCCGTCGTTAACGCCGACGGATCAGCCATCGCCTTCATCTCGAGCGCCGACAACCTCGTTGACAACGACACCAACAGTGCCGCGGACGTGTTCATCGTCGATCGCCATGAGGGCACGACCACGCGCATCGTCGGACCCGATGGCGAGTTCTCGGCCGATAGTGAAGCGCCCGCCATCAGTGACGACGGTCGTTTGGTCGCCTTCGTCAATGACGGCCAGCTCAAGGTGTTCAACCGGGACTTCGGCGTGGTGCAAGACATCGTCGACCTCGTCAACGAGCCGTATGCCTTCAGTGGCAACGGTCGCTTCTTGGCGATCGCCGCCGAAGACGAGCAGGAGCTGGCGGCCGACGATCAGAACGGAGTCACGGACGTGTACATCTACGACCGCCTCACCCAGCACTTCGATCGGGTGAGTCGGCCCGTCGCTGGCGGGGAGGCCGATGCGCGCAGCGTGTCGCCGGCGATCACCCCCGATGGCCGCTACGTGGCCTTCGTGTCGAGCGCAACCAATCTCGTCGCGCAGGACGACGGGCGCGACACCGTGTTCGTGTTCGATCGCATCGACCGCAAGATGGAAGCGATCAGCGGATTCGGTGCGAGCGAAGGGAGCCTTCTCGACGCGACCATCCCCCCGGCTATCAGTAGTGATGGCCGCTTCGTGAGCTATCTCGGCCAAGACAATACCGGCACCGCCGGTGTCTACGTGCGCGACCGCACGCAACAGACCACCATGAAGCTCGGGATTTCCGGCCCGTCGACCCCCCCGGACATTTCCACCAACAGCGGCGTGACGATGAGCGGCGACGCGCGCCGAGTGGTGTTCGGCCTGCTCGGTGTTTTTTTCGAGGACGTGTATCTATTCGATCTCAATAGCGCGACGACGATCGTCGTCAGCGCCGCCGTCGGCGGTGGGGCGGCGGACGGCGACAGCGTCGGTGCGCGCATCAGCAGCAACGGCCGCGCCGTGGTGTTCGCGTCTGACGCGCAGAACGTGGTGTCGTCCGGTCCCGATGGGTTCACGATGAACGTGTTCCTCGCCACGCCAACGGCCCCGGTGTGTCAGCCAGGCGACGTCAACGGTGACGGCGTCGTCGATGCGGCGGACATTCCGGCGCTGATTCAACTGATCTTCGGCAGCGGAGCGTGA
- a CDS encoding energy transducer TonB produces MGTGDGADQRAACISCPAPRYPLVARARGWAGTVHVGLSVLADGSVEDASVRRSSGYGVLDEAAMTVARRSRFTPPETRGLPAPLHGRIEYRFELSVAE; encoded by the coding sequence ATGGGAACCGGCGACGGCGCAGACCAGCGCGCCGCGTGTATCTCTTGCCCCGCGCCGCGCTATCCGCTGGTCGCGCGCGCGCGGGGTTGGGCGGGCACCGTCCACGTCGGCTTGTCGGTGCTCGCCGATGGCAGCGTCGAGGACGCCAGCGTGCGGCGCTCCTCGGGCTACGGTGTGCTCGACGAAGCCGCGATGACGGTGGCGCGCCGCAGCCGCTTCACACCGCCAGAGACGCGTGGCCTGCCGGCGCCGCTGCACGGCCGCATCGAGTACCGATTCGAACTTTCAGTGGCAGAATGA
- a CDS encoding TonB-dependent receptor produces MMMRRMVGVVAALMLMQRVAWAAEEEQAEKSLGTVVVTATRTEQPIEAATNSVSVISAQDIANRQTQTVSDALRDTPGVDVVQPGSTGTAAGVFIRGADTDQTLILVDGVEVNSATLGGFNFGNIMTDDVGRIEVLRGSGGTLYGSEAMAGVINILSAKGAGAPHFSLASGGGNIGTSSSLGAFGGERGIVAFTGSLGYFTTAGFRATNNDFSNLTSALRVDVTPIEHGTLRGFWRSANSSLGLADNNIGNGYGDFIDPNARQSDTFYLGKGEWEHTPTENLTYRISGAYNYTLNVLSDSVDTEVIPPPFPPFFLSYFRVPNTNTVADAQTDYTEGTLGVTTVGFEFKEQTGALKSVSGSGDVVRFDASRNNYAGYVQQQLRFLDDRLSIVGGFRTDGNQDFGSETSAAWSVGYLEDWGQHDRWSTHVKSSYAEGFRAPTFNELFFPKSGNQNLAAETSSEYDVGAAQHLGFEWLTAEATYFTRRTSNLIQFTSVAQCPGAVVEPGATFTPCNLGRADVQGVETVVGAGPIHGVSLRGTYTYLDWNLLGGKQLLRRPHNRMSATLNYDRGQVLRPADRFNANLNVLFVGERTDIDPQTFTNTANQTYTRVDLAMRYDMPLPGRETSTVGVFARVQNLFDRNYDEALGFKSPPINVLAGGRVSF; encoded by the coding sequence ATGATGATGAGGAGGATGGTCGGCGTTGTCGCCGCACTGATGCTGATGCAGCGAGTCGCGTGGGCGGCGGAAGAGGAGCAGGCTGAGAAGTCGCTCGGTACGGTGGTAGTCACGGCGACCCGGACCGAGCAACCGATCGAGGCGGCCACCAATTCCGTCTCGGTCATCTCGGCGCAAGACATCGCCAATCGACAGACGCAAACCGTGAGCGACGCGCTGCGCGACACGCCGGGGGTTGACGTCGTGCAGCCGGGGTCGACGGGAACTGCCGCGGGCGTCTTCATTCGCGGCGCCGACACTGATCAGACGCTGATCTTGGTCGATGGCGTCGAGGTCAACAGTGCGACGCTGGGCGGATTCAACTTCGGCAACATCATGACCGATGACGTCGGGCGCATCGAAGTGCTGCGCGGCAGCGGCGGCACGTTGTACGGTTCCGAAGCCATGGCCGGAGTCATCAACATCCTCAGCGCGAAGGGCGCCGGGGCACCGCACTTCTCGCTCGCCAGCGGCGGCGGCAACATCGGAACCTCGTCGTCACTCGGTGCCTTCGGCGGCGAGCGGGGCATCGTCGCCTTCACCGGGTCGCTCGGTTACTTCACCACCGCCGGGTTTCGCGCGACCAACAATGACTTCTCGAACTTGACCAGTGCGCTGCGCGTTGACGTCACCCCGATCGAACACGGCACGTTGCGCGGTTTCTGGCGCTCGGCGAATTCGAGTCTCGGTCTGGCCGACAACAACATCGGCAACGGCTATGGCGACTTCATCGATCCCAACGCGCGCCAGAGCGATACCTTCTACCTTGGCAAGGGCGAGTGGGAACACACGCCGACGGAGAATCTGACGTACCGGATCTCGGGTGCGTACAACTACACACTCAACGTGCTCTCCGATAGCGTCGATACCGAGGTCATCCCTCCGCCGTTTCCGCCCTTCTTTCTCTCCTATTTCCGCGTGCCGAATACGAACACGGTGGCGGATGCACAGACCGACTACACCGAAGGCACCCTGGGCGTGACCACAGTGGGATTCGAATTCAAAGAACAGACCGGCGCGCTGAAATCGGTGTCCGGCAGTGGGGACGTTGTCCGGTTCGACGCCAGCCGCAATAACTACGCCGGCTACGTGCAGCAGCAACTGCGCTTCCTCGATGACCGCCTGAGCATCGTTGGCGGCTTCCGTACCGACGGCAATCAGGACTTCGGAAGCGAGACCAGCGCGGCGTGGTCCGTCGGCTACCTGGAAGATTGGGGACAGCACGACCGCTGGAGCACGCACGTGAAGAGCAGCTACGCGGAAGGATTTCGTGCGCCGACGTTCAACGAGCTGTTCTTTCCGAAGTCGGGCAACCAGAACCTCGCCGCCGAAACCTCGAGCGAGTACGACGTTGGCGCGGCGCAACACCTCGGCTTCGAGTGGCTGACTGCCGAGGCGACCTACTTCACGCGGCGTACTTCGAACTTGATCCAGTTCACGTCAGTCGCGCAATGTCCGGGTGCGGTGGTTGAGCCGGGGGCGACGTTCACGCCGTGCAACCTCGGGCGTGCCGACGTGCAAGGCGTCGAGACGGTGGTGGGAGCGGGTCCGATCCACGGCGTGTCGCTGCGGGGCACGTACACCTATCTTGATTGGAACCTCCTCGGTGGCAAGCAACTGCTGCGGCGGCCACACAATCGGATGTCCGCCACGCTCAACTATGATCGCGGGCAGGTGTTGCGGCCCGCCGACCGTTTCAACGCCAATCTCAACGTACTCTTTGTCGGCGAGCGCACCGACATCGATCCGCAGACCTTCACCAACACCGCCAATCAGACCTACACCCGCGTCGATCTGGCGATGCGCTACGACATGCCGCTGCCCGGACGCGAGACCAGCACGGTCGGCGTCTTCGCGCGCGTGCAGAATCTGTTTGATCGCAACTACGACGAAGCGCTCGGCTTCAAGTCGCCGCCGATCAACGTGTTGGCCGGCGGGCGCGTATCGTTTTGA
- a CDS encoding cobalamin-binding protein, giving the protein MSGRNTLRWFALRTWLPTAHCRLPAAIFLLPTALCLLPTAAAAEPQRIISLAPSVTETIFALGLGERLVGVSVYCDYPPEAERIERVGTFLTPNVEAIVAQRPDLIIAVPSPGNQSGVESLRRLGMKVVLVNPNTVVEIEESIVTIARELSHETDGRALVRRIEEGMAAVRARLADAPARKVLMVVGHTPLIAVGSGTFQDELIAMAHGINVAAQAGGAWPHLSLEFAIAAAPEVIIDTTMGNEEQPGADAALEFWRAFPTIPAVKADRVSGYKAYQLLRPGPRLADAFAAIARCVHPERFK; this is encoded by the coding sequence GTGAGTGGTCGGAACACACTGCGGTGGTTTGCGCTGCGGACTTGGCTGCCGACTGCCCACTGCCGACTGCCCGCTGCCATCTTCCTGCTGCCGACTGCCCTCTGCCTACTGCCTACTGCCGCCGCGGCGGAACCACAGCGCATCATTTCACTGGCGCCGTCGGTGACCGAGACGATCTTTGCGCTCGGTTTGGGCGAGCGACTCGTCGGCGTGTCGGTCTACTGCGACTATCCGCCGGAAGCCGAACGCATCGAACGGGTCGGCACGTTTCTCACGCCGAATGTCGAAGCGATTGTCGCCCAGCGGCCGGATCTGATCATCGCGGTGCCGAGTCCGGGCAATCAGAGCGGAGTCGAGTCGCTCCGTCGACTCGGAATGAAGGTCGTGTTGGTGAATCCGAACACGGTGGTGGAGATCGAGGAATCGATCGTGACGATCGCGCGCGAGCTGAGTCACGAAACCGATGGGCGCGCCCTGGTGCGGCGCATCGAAGAAGGAATGGCGGCGGTGCGTGCGCGTCTGGCCGACGCGCCTGCGCGCAAAGTGCTGATGGTGGTGGGGCACACGCCGTTGATCGCGGTCGGCAGTGGTACGTTTCAAGACGAGTTGATCGCGATGGCGCATGGCATCAACGTGGCGGCGCAAGCTGGCGGCGCTTGGCCGCATCTGAGTCTCGAATTCGCGATCGCGGCGGCGCCCGAGGTCATCATCGACACCACGATGGGTAACGAAGAGCAGCCTGGGGCGGACGCCGCGCTCGAATTTTGGCGCGCCTTTCCGACCATCCCCGCGGTGAAGGCGGATCGCGTCTCCGGATACAAGGCCTATCAACTGCTGCGGCCAGGCCCGCGGCTCGCGGATGCGTTCGCAGCGATCGCGCGGTGCGTGCACCCGGAGCGGTTCAAATGA